In Esox lucius isolate fEsoLuc1 chromosome 22, fEsoLuc1.pri, whole genome shotgun sequence, the genomic window CtaggcatttattttattttatttgaagccAGACGTTTACTTATTGTTTGGTTCTTAATGTATTTGGCTGCCAGACAATACCAGAACATAGCTTTAACGTAGTTATTTTAGCAATCCGTGACATTTGCATTTGTTGATCTTCCCTAGGTCTTAAATGTCTAACGGTCACAATCGGTCCGCGTTTGTGTTTTCtgcaaattatattttggaacGTGTGCGCGCATAGCCTACACATCTGACGCCCTGAACTTTTAAGAAATACTAGTtcatcaaaaatgtacataacatGCTGGTTGATTCCAATACTGTATCATGAATACGTCCACTATTGCTTTGATGCGCATCAGTGGGAGTTTAAGTGTATATGAAATGCCCATAGAAAGTGAGTGTATGACGTCCTACACTACACTGCTTGTTGCTGTGTCATGCAAGGAGAGAGTTTGCTCTAGCGCTTTTAAAAAGAACCAATAAATTACGCTGTTGTACAGTCCCGTAGCCTCATTCACATTTCAATGAGGTGCAGTGTTGCCCCCTGCAGTGCGTAGACGCAATAGCCTACGAATTAATTTACCAGAGAAGGCCGCGCAATGGTTTCAACTGTGTATGGCAGGCTATTTTGGCAAACaccaacaaaagaaaaacatcggCAAGTAAAAATGTCCATATCAAATAAAATTGCAAAAGAAATACATAACATTCTATTATTCTAATTTTGCGAGAGGACGCATTccaatacattacatttcatcCCATGGAGCCTGTGAGGGCTTGGACATTACTACTGATTGCATCCTCAATTTTAATGTAGCCAAACCAGTGATATTTCCTATTTGGATGTCAAACCCAAATGACAAGGTTGAAGTTAAATGTCCCACCCTGATATATttctaatgtttatttcttttaaccgggatgattataactgacgactaatgaaaatcccaaattcagtatctcagaatatttgaatattacttaaaaccaatacaaaaaaaagatttttagaaatgttggccaactgaaaagtatgaacatgaaaagtatgagcatgtagaGCACTCAATagttagttggggctccttttgcctgaattactgcagcaatgcggcgtggcatggagtcaatcagtcactgctcaggtgttatgagagcccaggttgctctgatagtggccttcagctcttctgcgtTGTTGGGTCTCGCATATTGcattttcctcttcacaataccccatagattttctatagggttaaggtcaggcgagtttgttggccaattaagaacagggataccatggtccttaaaccaggtactggtagctttggcactgtgtgcaggtgccaagtcctgttggaaaattaaatctgcatctccataaagttggtcagcagcaggaagcatgaagtgctctaaaacttcctggtagacggctgcgttgaccttggacttcagaaaacacagtggaccaacaccaacagatgacatggcaccccaaaccatcactgactgtggaaacctttacactggacttcaagcaatgtggattctgtgcccctcctctcttccccctgactctgagaccttgatttccagaggaaatgcaaaatttactttcatcagagaacataattcagcagcagtccagtcctttttgtctttagcccaggcgagacgcttctgatgctgtgtcttgttcaagagtggcttgacacaaggaatgcgacagctgaaacccatgtcttgcatacgtctgtgcgtgttggttcttgaagcactgactccagctgcagtccaccctttgtgaatctcccccacatttttgaatgggttttgtttcacaatcctctccagggtgcggttatccctattgcttgtacacttttttctaccacatcttttccttcccttcacctctctattaatgtgcttggacacagagctctgtgaacagccaacctctttagctatgaccttttgtgtcttgccctccttgtgcaaggtgtcaatggtcatcttttggacagctgtcaagttagcagtcttccccatgattgtgttgcctacagaactagactgagagaccatttaaaggcctttgcaggtgttttgggttaattagctgattagtgcggcaccaggtgtcttcaatattggactttttcacaatattctaattttctgagatactgaatttgaggttttcattagctgtcagttataatcatcaaaattagaagaaataaacacttgaaatatatctgtctgtgtggaatgaatgtatacattatataagtttcactttttgaatggaattactgaaataaatcaactttttgattatattttatgaccagcacctgtatattaacAGAAGAATgcaagtgtttttttaaaatgtaataacagtTTAATGTAGTTTTaaacactttaaaaaaagaataatgaaACCTCCTGACACCAAAGGgcattttaacaaaatgtacacattaaAAATATACACGTTATACCATCACCAAAAgctattataaaatatttgaatgcaACAACTACACACCTGCAACAACATGCGTCACCAaagttgcaaaaacaaacagcttCTTATAGGCAATATGAGTAAAAGTAAAGACGATGCCAGTATTAAAATGAAATGAGCATTTCAATTTACTTCTTGACATTCCAGAAGTGAGCCCCCCCCTACCACCATACACTCCACACTAGGATCAGACAGTAACGAAGTGCTTCGCACTAATCAAATATAATCCATTGGTGTAGAAGTTTTAAGATTCTTGGCAGGCTTGTTAGCGGGCACACTGGGTGGTCTTTCGCGGTTGTCGTGGGGCTCATCGTAATTGTCGCCGTATCGACCGCGGTCGCTGTATCGTCCGCGGTCGCTGCGCTCATCGTAGCCACGGTCAGCATCATGGCGGTCAGAATAGCGGTCGTACCGGTCTCTGGGATCATCATACTGCTCGTGGCGGTCGTCAAAGTCCCTGCGGCGGTCGTCATAGTCACTGCGGCGGTCGTCATAGTCACTGCGGCGGTCAAATTCTTTTTCGGTACGTTCCTGGTACTGGTCTTTGCTGACAGTCTTCGGACGCCGatagtcatcatcatcatcatcatcatctggcCTGCAGCGTGTCCGTCGCTCCTCTCCATTCTCAATGGGCACTTTGTCAAGGAGCTCAGTGCCTTGACCCCTGAAGAGAGATTTATGCATACGtgactgtgtgtgcgcgtttctTAGCGTGTGCACTCATCTCTACATTCATGTCTCTCTAGGTTAATTTTAGATTTAGGCATTAGGtttaggttatgtttaggccTAAAAGTTAAAGTTGTTATGGTaaggtttaaaaagaaaatctgaattatTCACCCGTTCACCATAACACAAAAACCAGTGTGTGCGATCATACGTACTCCACAGGATACTCAGGCTCttcctcatccttcttcttcctgcagcagcagcagtagatgatgatgatgagcaCCAGGAGAGCAGCCACCACCGCTCCAATGATGCCTGCTGTCGAGGCCACGTTCATAGATGCTGAAGGAGGAACAGGACAACATTCACATTCAAACGGATTCATTTGTATGTAGCCTATTGTCAGTATTGATGgcggtggtagtagtagtaaagTTAGAGGTAAAGTTTCAGCTCACGTGGCATGACGGCCAGGGTCATGTTGTAGCTGGCACTGCGGATCTTGTTGGTGGAGGTGCAGATGTAGTACCCTGAAAATTCTGCCGTGAGATTGAAGAGAGACAGGACACCATCCTCTGGAAGACAAACACACGTTTTGAGTTACGTCCGGGGTCGCGTCAACAGCGCGCGAAACCGAGCAAACAAAACCTACTCGGTATCATCTTGGGCAGAAACGACCGGGCTTTGTTTGTGACGTCAAAGCTCTGCCACGTGTAGGTTGGTGGAGGAGATCCCTCTGCAGACAGACATGTCAGGTTGATGTTCTGTCCAAACTCCGCCGTCCCCACCACTttacagacaggcacagagggGGCCACTGTGCACACAATATTTTAAGAATGTTAGGTTATACACTATCGTCAATAACAATTGTCTAAGATTTATTTTGGACTAAAGCAGAATGTTTTATGCAATTTCTACCCAGAACAACTAGCTGGGTGGTGTCGGCCACTTTGCCCTTGGCATCCTTGGGGATGGTGACCCGACACTCATATATTTGGTTGTCCTGGAGACCGATGGAAGAGAGCTTCAGATTGGCTACTCCTTTAGTCACGTCTACCTCCAGGGAAGCTCTTCCTTCGTACGCAGCATCTATGTCCAAATCACCATTGGTGTAGTAGGTAAGGATATTTACCTGTAAACAGCAAAAACATAGCAGAGAAACTAAAATGCCAACACCTGTTCACAATAATTGTTCTTTTCATTCAGAGAACCAACCTGGGTCATAGCGTGAAGAGAGTTCCAATAGTATTTGGACATTAACTTGTTGTTTTGGGTCTTTACTACACCAAGTTGGAATTGAAACAATACAAAGGCTGCTGTTTTGGGGTCGCAGATACTGCAGCCGAGCAGTTAAAGCATTTGACCAGTAACATAAACGTTGTTATATTCAATTCCAAAGACCACTGATATTTTGATTATATAACAGGGATAGAAAATAATCTGATGTGTTATACTCAAATCTGATTTCCATACCCTCTCCTAGGCCCTGAAGTATGGATCATCTGGGAAGGAGAGGGGCAAGAAAGATCGTTAAGTAGTTTCCAGAAGATGCATTACCTCAGGATCTCCTGGAATGGCGGCATGGTGCGTCCAAGATACAATGATCAAGTTGTTGACTGGGTTCTGGGTTTGAAAGTTGCATGGTATGGTGACATTGTCTCCGCGGGCAAACTCATACACTGGATTAGGGATGTCCACATTTAAAGCCACAGCCGTAGTTATGACTAGCACATGAAGAATCAAACAGGAAGGAAAAGGACAAGAATACATGTTTTAGAAACACAGCTGCTGTAGGAGGAGAACACTGTGTTTTTAAACAGCCTGGTGACAACTGAGCTCCTACCAACTTATAAAGGTGATGGAACCATAACTACAGGAGAATTGAAAAACATgggtgttttattttaggttagtcccagacaaacacacacagattcaacTAATCATCAAACCCTTGGTGAGTGGAACTGGGTGTGATGAACTGTGgttacaaaaaaatgtaaggttGGGGGAAACTTGGGAAATGAAGTTAGTAAATACTGCTTTATACCTCTTTAAAGTTTCAATTGCTTTCAATTTAGCAGACACATCTGCTGGCAGTCTTGCCTAGAGCAACTGACAGTACATTCTTCTTCTAAGACAACATGTATCTAAGGTAAGACAGCCTAATATTACACCTAACGcatcgtttaaaaaaaaaaaagatttactaatttcaataataattcTAGAATTCTCCTTTCTCAGgtgtatgtttacatttaacatGTCGCATTTCAATTGCTGCGTAAATACCACCAACAATGCTAAgattaaaatatattctaaGCAATGTATTGTGATAAATGTGTGGTTGGTGCAAAGACCATTGAGATATAAAATAACCTAGACAGAGACTACAACATGTTTGGCAAGCCGCCATTTCCAAATAACCCTAGGTGTGGCTCTCGGTATAGCCTTGATACCTACAGATACACAAGTCAATTTTAAAGAGAAATTATCGAATAAAATAAGTGCAAACTCACCAAGACAAATTGAAAACCCAGCAAAAATCACTTTCTGCGAGACCATCATCAATTATTAATTGATTAAACCGTTTGGCTCATCAGTAACTTTATGATTAGAAACCCGTCAGGCGCTCTTGGTCAAGGCTACACACTTCTCGGCGGTGGCGACAACTTCTGCATGTGACGTTTTTGTCCGCCTATGGAACGCCTATATTTTCCAGGTAACATTCTCCGTCCGACCTCTGCATGTCATTACTTGCCCTGGTTGTTCCCTTCACGAGTCTATAAACTCTTTACGGTGTCAAACGTTGTATCCACTTGAACGGACTAACTCTTGCGAAGAAGAAATTATGCATTACACCCAAATGCAATTTTGATTATTAATAGACTATTTTCCACAAcgcaattattttctattttaaaataCCGGGCTGCTATCGTCACATACAGTGGTAAAGATAGTTTTACGTTCGATTTTGACCGATATTCAGACATACAGAGCTCAATAGCTCGCAAACAACTGAAGCTACAGGCCTCGGGTTATTCTcgttatgaaagaaaaatgttggACCACACTGCACAGGAGTTTCTAAATGGCAGGAGACCTTTGTGGCAATATTGTAATCCGTCTGCACATAACCACCGAACGTCGCAAGGGAACGTCCACAAATTGCATCGTCTACATTTTCTAATCTCAACAACTCTTCGTCAAAATCACCTAAACACGTCAAACCAATGTAAAACTGTTAAGGAAGAAAGGGAAATGGGCTGCTCTTTACAGATTGCTAAACTTTTATATGCATAATATAGATATGGATATATTTGCtatgaacacattaaaacataatgTAAAGTTTAGAATTTCAATAGCTCCTCGATCACACGACCTAGACCCTTCAAATCACTATTATCTTCAGAGGGAAGGTTCAcacattgcacagcctttggtttcCCAGTTAAGCACCTACACTGTAAACCCGAGTAAGTTACCAGAACTAAAAAAAATTGAGGCAATCGATTGCCTGCATTTTTTAAAGTTGATTAACTTAAAAGTCAAAATTTTTCTGAACTTAAAAGGTTGGATGACTTGCTACTTGTACCTTTTGATAACAGTTAAATTAAAGTACTAATTTAGCTCAACTCAAATATTTGCAGTTAATATGACTTACAGTTTTCTGTTAAGGGAACTCAATTAATTTCAGTTATTATGACTTGAAGTTTCGAGTTTTCAAATTACTGGAATAAGTTCACATAACTTTTAAATAATAAGTACACAACCACACCATTTTATGTTAACAAAACTCAATGTTTATTAGTTTATGTTGTCGTTGTTTTAAGTACACATTAGTCAAATATGTTGAGTTTGTTTACATAATTGCCTCAATTACATTGAGTTTAACAAATTTAATATTTCTAAAAGTCATGAACGTCTGCTATTGAACAGTATTTTCTTGCCTGCTCGCTCTTAGCACACTGcaatgttaaaatgaaatagaaaaataaacatttataaataaaaataaatagtaatttaataataataacaaaatatattttatgaagaAACTCAAAATTCTGATTCTAGCCTTTCAAATGAGTTCCTGGTCACTTAAGGCCCTAGGAAATAGGTATTTATTACACATTTCTGATATTGACCAGACAACTAATCAGATAGTCAGGAAAATAATCGGAGtaatcaaaaacaataataaacaatatcaaataataccaaaatttaattatttcattacaGCTATAAATGAAAAAACTGTGCTTTTGGCTTCCTGGCAAATTCCTGAGTAAGACAACAGGGCATTTGGATGAAATTACAAAAATTCTATAGACTGTAATAACATTTTCACTTGAaactctaaaatgtaaatttattACATTAACCAGTATCAAAAGCACAGTGAAATGAGGGTCATCCTGCGCAGGCCACAATGGttgagaaaaacattaaaacatacaaaacattagCATTACCTTTGCATCATATTAATGAGAACAAAGGCATATTGTGTAGTTTGTGCCTATTGGCTGAACACCTGCAAAGTAGTGCAGTATCTTTTTGAGGCATTATTTAGACAAAAGGACATAACTTTCAACTAGCCTTTTATAATGCTTTAGCCTTCTTTCAGATGAGTTTCTACAAGTCATTCTTGAGGGTCTGCAAACTGGGTGACAGTTTACCACTATCTAGACCAAGTAAAATCTTTTGAGTGAATTCAAAAGTGTTTGTCAGTGCTATGGGATAGCTGAGGTGTAGTGCAAAGATCAGTCCAAAGATTACCAGGAAGGCATCACCAAGTCTGGGGAGGCTGACCACGGCATCACtttcaacaacaacagagaTTCTCACAGGGTGGTAGTGAGCTGGACTTGTGTCATGGTCACTGATGACAGTAAGGAGGCCCACTGCAACAGCATCAAGCTCTGGCTCATCAGACTTGTCCTGAATGAATGAAAAGAGATACTAATCAAACTAACACATGGAACAGatgacataatttatctttctTTAACCAAGTCCCATTGAAATCAAATATCTCTTTAACAAGGGAGACCAGAAGCCTGTACTACGAATCAAGATCAACATGCCCtggatttatttcagttacCCGGCTTCACTAACCCTAACAACCGCGGTCCCGCATAAGCTGTGTCACGACGGTGGCTAACAACTAGTTTAGTCATCCCAGGGTTTCCCAATCCAGCGGCGCGCACGTTCACATAAGAGGCAGTGTTTGCACAGCACGACCAATCGCAAAACATCTACCAGAGCCGCATATTTTATATAAGAAGAGCAAACTATAACTCTACATTAATAcgaagaacacagacacagttttaTAGGCAAACCTTTTCTGAGCGCACTTCTCTCTCTGCGCACCAAGCTTCACCTGATCTTCTAAGAACGGTGATGGTGTTATCAATTGAGTATTAATTGGTCTGTAGGCAGTGCTTTTACACCGGTTGATCTCAAATCTCCAACATAACCTGCTCCCGACCAGGTTAGGTGTTCAGCATAAGTTACCACAGCGTTTGAACCCGGTAACAACTGATCTACCGTTGTGATACACAAAACCCTGAGTTGAACCTGAAGTTACCTCGTTAACGCTGAATCTTGCTTCATAGTACAGGCCTCTGGGTCTCATTGTAAGaggggaaaaatataaaatccaTGTTCTGACAAATGAGTACTCAGTGCATTAAGTGTCCGAAATGTACAAATGCAATCAGTGTAGAGGCATGGAAGAGGGTTGATTCTGGAATAGTGGCTGTGCTGCAGTCTGTAGTGTCTAAATAACGGTATTCTGGAGGTGAAAGAAGCTGTGCACAACTTACACTTCCAGATCATTTTGGAACCAGAAACCTAAACGACagagaaaaaaatgacaaagtTTAGACTTTTAAAACAGAACTGCTTATTCTCACTACTTAATATAACTACAAGTTAATTACTATTAGCTTACCAAAACATGATCCTGGACTACAGCTAACACTgctttaaaatgacaaacaatttgtttttacataataAACTTTTCCtcaaaacaatttgttttatataacGTCTATAGATGGAAAATAGCATAAGTAAACTTACTagtttttaacatgtttttaagAAGAATTCACATTCATTGGATTACCTGGTATCTTTTTCACATCTCCAGTTATCTTCCTTAACTCTGTCTTAACTTCTTGAAACTTGAACACAGAGATGCAAAGGCATAAACTGATCTGAAACTGAACAATTAAAAGCATTCAAAGAgtgtcaaaataaaaatacttccATTTATAAATGTTCCCTGTTAATGATCTTTTCATTTGATACCCTAAGTGTCAAGCTACTAAAACCATCAAGCAAAATAACATTACTGTAAAGAAAAGCAGCAGCTTGAATTTTACTGCATAGTTAATCAACAATAATGCCATTTCTACGAACTAAAGCCTTACTGGTAAGgttttttaatgtattcatcTTTGTCATGAAAAGCAGCTTGCCTCCAGTTTGTTTTAGAACCAACGCAGCACAAGTGGAATTTGGCGGGAACGGGCAGTTGACTCGTGTTCTGTTAACAGCAATCTCTGTGTCTCAGTCTGCTCACACAGAATTTAAAGTGAGCGTCGCTAGAAGCTACAGAGAACGCGGAATTGCAGTGTAGAACTCCGTTTGAGCTTAAATAGGCCCTATTATGCTCATTCACGCTCTTTTAATATGATATTGGACCTTAGCGGGGCACTATGGAAAGTTTCCATCAACAAAAAACTCTGAATTATGGCATAGTTAGTGCTTCTACTAACGACTAATTTTCTAACACCACCTTTAAGCGGGGAATGAGCGTGTGATTCATCCGTCGTCAAACTCTTCAGTGAGTCTGGTAGTGGTAGGTCGCTAGTTGTGCTGCTGGAGTGTGTAACGTTAGTGGTTGCGCTAAGTGGCTATAGCCCTTTAGCAGCTAGCTAACCTATATCTGACTTAACGTCACCAAGTTGCCAATGCACTACAACACTCCCGTGAGAAGCCAGTGAAGGGGGCGGGGGCTCGGAGAAGGTCTACGCTCTCTGAGACAAACACATCAACGAATGTATAAAAGAAGTAAAGTGAATATTAAACTAAACTTACATTAAGTCCAGTGATGCTGACTGTTGCCGCGTAGGTAGTAACTTTCTACGCCTTCTGTTGCTTCCCGCCTTCTGCGACCGATTAcaatctgttctgtttttttccaaACAGTGGTAAGGAATCAGTGTAGTATGCGCATTAGCGCCGCATTCTGCTTCGGAGGTTGCTCTGAATAAAGATATATCCctgcagctgctcaacacttaagagaaaaataaaaatgatatagGCTGCATTAAACTGatgacataaaaaatacaaaaaataaataaaatgaatatattttgtcTTCCACTTATGTCTAATGCATTTCAGACCATTTTCCCCAATCAAATTGTTACTGTTTTAATAGGCTATGATTGCAATTTATTTGTTATGATCGATTGTACTTAATTGGTGAAGCACTTTGAGATTTT contains:
- the LOC105019927 gene encoding cell surface A33 antigen, whose amino-acid sequence is MMVSQKVIFAGFSICLVITTAVALNVDIPNPVYEFARGDNVTIPCNFQTQNPVNNLIIVSWTHHAAIPGDPEVNILTYYTNGDLDIDAAYEGRASLEVDVTKGVANLKLSSIGLQDNQIYECRVTIPKDAKGKVADTTQLVVLVAPSVPVCKVVGTAEFGQNINLTCLSAEGSPPPTYTWQSFDVTNKARSFLPKMIPKDGVLSLFNLTAEFSGYYICTSTNKIRSASYNMTLAVMPPSMNVASTAGIIGAVVAALLVLIIIIYCCCCRKKKDEEEPEYPVEGQGTELLDKVPIENGEERRTRCRPDDDDDDDDYRRPKTVSKDQYQERTEKEFDRRSDYDDRRSDYDDRRRDFDDRHEQYDDPRDRYDRYSDRHDADRGYDERSDRGRYSDRGRYGDNYDEPHDNRERPPSVPANKPAKNLKTSTPMDYI